A section of the Bacteroidetes Order II. bacterium genome encodes:
- the mutL gene encoding DNA mismatch repair endonuclease MutL: MPAHLANKIAAGEVVQRPANAVKELMENSLDAGASHITLRIKKAGSELIQVQDDGCGMSSEDAVSCFLRHATSKIKSIEDLDRIRTMGFRGEALASIAAVAQVELRTKRIQDEAGTLVRIEGSTFSPTMPVATPNGTLFSIRNLFYNVPARRNFLKSPATEFKRITEVFQFLALSQPDIAFSLHHDDREIYELPARETPSGLQERIADLFSVSVQTLIPLYEEIAHVRVKGYISKPDFTRKTRGEQFLFVNRRFIKNHRLEQAIQLGYGDLLPRGAYPFFALFIELDPAHVDVNVHPTKTEVQFDDESGLFGLLRGAVKRALGELDISPNVTYEAGKWTEKATTTLPNARSFTPPKLSDKPALQPNNHSEWAAPRHTSQYVPPKRPDDLFRGDFRKANDALYQGISSAAQPSETISPPPTTVAPTSEFSDRVWQLHDKYILSQTDHGMAILDQHAAHERILYERFLKQMTAGQAPSQHLLFPQTISFQPGDFALILELQPDLLNLGFGFETLSGRSVMLTGVPADIPPGREEAMLEEVLEQYKSYRDELDLKGRDNLAKSLACRAAIKTGKKLTDTEIRSLYTQLMTCEMPYACPHGRPTLIRISLEELDKRFGRIGHLETQGTIKRR; encoded by the coding sequence ATGCCAGCCCATTTGGCCAATAAAATTGCAGCAGGCGAGGTGGTGCAACGCCCCGCAAATGCCGTCAAAGAATTGATGGAAAACAGTCTTGACGCTGGGGCCTCTCACATCACCCTTCGAATTAAGAAGGCGGGCAGTGAACTGATTCAGGTGCAGGACGATGGCTGTGGGATGTCTTCCGAAGATGCCGTTTCTTGCTTTTTGCGCCATGCGACCAGTAAGATCAAATCCATCGAAGACCTAGACCGCATCCGAACAATGGGGTTTCGGGGCGAGGCACTGGCTTCTATTGCAGCCGTGGCCCAGGTGGAACTCCGAACCAAACGAATACAAGACGAAGCAGGCACATTAGTACGGATAGAAGGCTCGACATTTAGCCCGACCATGCCTGTTGCAACACCCAATGGAACCCTATTCTCTATCCGGAACCTGTTTTATAATGTACCCGCACGCCGAAATTTCCTAAAATCTCCCGCTACCGAGTTTAAGCGCATCACCGAAGTTTTTCAGTTTCTTGCCCTCTCGCAACCCGATATTGCCTTTAGTCTCCACCACGACGACCGCGAAATCTATGAACTCCCCGCACGAGAAACCCCATCTGGATTACAGGAACGCATCGCCGATCTGTTCTCCGTCTCTGTTCAAACCCTCATTCCCCTTTACGAAGAAATTGCCCATGTTCGTGTAAAAGGATATATTTCTAAACCGGATTTTACCCGAAAAACACGGGGCGAGCAATTTTTATTCGTGAATCGCCGCTTCATTAAAAACCACCGATTAGAACAAGCCATTCAATTGGGATATGGTGATTTATTGCCAAGAGGGGCTTATCCGTTTTTTGCACTTTTTATTGAATTAGACCCGGCACATGTGGATGTAAATGTACATCCTACCAAAACAGAGGTGCAATTTGATGACGAAAGCGGTTTGTTTGGACTCCTTCGCGGAGCCGTCAAACGTGCTCTGGGTGAACTGGACATTAGCCCGAATGTAACGTATGAAGCGGGTAAATGGACCGAAAAAGCCACAACAACCCTTCCGAATGCCCGTTCCTTCACTCCTCCCAAATTATCAGACAAACCTGCTTTACAACCCAATAACCACTCCGAATGGGCTGCGCCACGCCATACAAGCCAGTATGTGCCCCCTAAACGGCCAGACGACCTTTTTCGTGGTGACTTCCGGAAGGCAAATGACGCCCTCTACCAAGGCATCTCTTCCGCAGCGCAGCCATCAGAAACGATATCGCCCCCTCCTACTACAGTGGCTCCAACGTCCGAATTCAGCGACCGTGTATGGCAATTACACGATAAATACATCCTTTCGCAAACCGATCATGGAATGGCGATTTTGGATCAACACGCCGCTCATGAACGTATCCTCTACGAACGTTTCTTAAAACAGATGACCGCCGGGCAAGCACCTTCCCAACACTTACTTTTTCCACAAACCATCTCCTTCCAACCGGGAGATTTCGCCTTGATTTTGGAACTTCAGCCCGATCTGTTGAACCTCGGCTTTGGGTTTGAAACCCTTTCCGGACGATCGGTGATGTTGACCGGCGTACCTGCGGATATTCCGCCAGGACGCGAAGAAGCCATGTTGGAAGAAGTGCTGGAACAGTATAAGTCGTATCGCGACGAGTTGGACCTTAAAGGTCGCGACAACTTAGCCAAAAGTTTGGCGTGTCGTGCTGCCATCAAAACCGGAAAAAAACTCACTGATACCGAAATA
- a CDS encoding DUF2490 domain-containing protein: MVSYLRYIIGLYGLLSWSVQAQKKVTTQSVLWEVVNLSASVKGYPIQVDIQERHFVTPVVQHQFLFRAQAGKDIGANWKIFGGGCYFLQSPNDPDAENRLTVPELRPHVEAGYQQKYASWQISHRYRAEARFYHQQTSDKKALAEGYEFSHMRFRYRLQAVIPIGHILSKNIAINLNEEVLLNVGKKIKYNVFDQNRIYAGIVVGQKKNQVEMGYLNWFQQQSSGVDFYDRHILRIGFNYKI, encoded by the coding sequence ATGGTCAGCTATTTAAGGTACATAATTGGCCTTTATGGATTATTGAGTTGGTCTGTTCAGGCACAAAAGAAGGTAACAACCCAGTCGGTATTATGGGAAGTGGTGAATCTTTCGGCTTCGGTAAAAGGATATCCGATACAAGTGGATATTCAGGAACGCCATTTTGTAACCCCTGTTGTACAACACCAGTTTTTGTTTCGGGCGCAGGCCGGAAAAGACATCGGTGCCAATTGGAAAATTTTTGGCGGCGGGTGTTATTTTCTACAAAGTCCGAATGATCCCGATGCTGAAAACCGACTTACTGTTCCAGAACTCCGGCCACATGTTGAAGCAGGGTATCAACAAAAATACGCCTCTTGGCAGATCAGTCATCGGTACCGGGCCGAGGCACGATTTTATCACCAGCAAACCTCAGATAAAAAAGCATTGGCTGAAGGCTATGAATTTAGCCATATGAGGTTTCGGTATCGTTTACAAGCGGTTATTCCGATAGGCCATATTTTGTCTAAAAACATAGCAATTAATCTTAATGAAGAAGTCTTATTAAATGTAGGAAAAAAAATAAAATATAATGTCTTCGACCAAAATCGCATTTATGCTGGTATTGTGGTAGGTCAGAAGAAAAATCAGGTTGAAATGGGCTATCTGAACTGGTTTCAGCAACAAAGTTCTGGCGTAGATTTTTATGATAGGCATATTCTACGCATAGGATTTAATTATAAGATATAA